In Cloacibacillus sp., the genomic window GAACGCGGTCGAACGGCTGCGCGGCGGAGGGGCCGACCTTGCGCTTGTCGAGGGCGTTCCGCCGCAGGGGGCCTTTATCTGCAGCGCCTTCGCCGACTGCCGGCTGAAGGTAGTCTGCGCCCCGGGCTATCTCCCCGCTGGTACGCGTATGTCCGTGAAGGAGTTCTGCGCCGAGAGGCTCCTGCTGCGCGAAAAGGGCAGCGCCATCCGCGATGTGCTGGACGGCGCGCTTCTGGCGGTCGGACACGAGGCGAGGCCGCTCTGGACGAGCGTGAATTCGCTCGCGCTGATCGAGGCGGCGAAGGCCGGTCTCGGCATTGCCATCCTGCCCGGCGAGCTTCTGGAGGCCGCTCTCGCTGAAAAGAGTTTGACGGAGATCGGGGTGGAGGGCCTTTCTCTGCGCAACGGTTTTTTCTCCGTGCGGCACAGGGACAAATATTTGACGGAGCCGCTCCGAGACCTTCTTTCGCTTGTTGAGGAACGCGGAAAATCTAAGATTTTTCCCTGAATAAGCTTTTATTGTATTCAATACAATAAAAATTCGCTCTTCCTATTTCCTTTTTGTTAAAAATAGCTTAATATATCCTTGGGTATAGCATAAAAAAGTTATTTTTAATAAGAGGGTAGGGGGAATTGTCGATGTTGAGCAGTAAACTGCTTGATGATATTGGACGACAGATTCTAAGAATACTTCAAGAAGACGGCAGGATATCTTTTAATGAGCTTGGCAGAAGGGTCGGCCTCTCGTCGCCCGCGGTCGCCGAGCGCGTGCGCCGCATGGAGGAGGCCGGAATCATCCTTGGCTACCGCGCGGTCGTCGACCAGTCGCGGGTAGGCTATCCGATAATGGCGTATATCCGTCTTTCTATTCCCGTTTCGTTCCTCGCTCAGACGGACGAGCTGGCAAAGGCCATTCCCGAAGTGCTTGAGTGCCACCACCTTACGGGCAGCGACGGCGTCATCCTCAAAGTGGTCGTCTCCTCGGTCGGCCATCTCGAGGAGGTCATCAGCCAGATGGGGAGCTGCGGCATGACGACGACGGCGATCGTCCTCTCATCGCCGGTAGTCTCGCGCCCGATAGACCCCATCAAACAGCAGACGCCGCCGGCGGCGGTCTAAGAGGTTTCAAGGGGTAGAATTAGTCTGTTCCCGATTTTTTCTTACATTAAACCCCGTCTTATGGTAAAATATATAAGCTGAATTAAAAGCGGCGAATATCGCCGCTTTATTGTTGGAAAATATTTAAGGGTTTCGCTGATTATACGCGCCAGCCGCGAACATGCCGGGCCTGATTGGAGAGACGGGATGTTCTCTCCCGCTTACAGGCCGCAGGCTGGAGACACCGCGGGCGCTGGCGTATTGGCTTTATCATATGTTTATGATTTAATCAGAATCCTTAATGACAACTTACTGCTTTACGGCATAATCAACGCTTTCACATAGAGCGCCTCGGAGGTATATATATGGATCACAACACAAAGCAGGGCAACCTTTTTGAAATCAACAAGGTTATAACTCTGCCGCTGGAAGAAGAGATAAAGCAAAGTTATCTCAATTACGCGATGAGCGTCATCGTCGGCCGCGCCCTCCCAGACGCGCGCGACGGCCTGAAACCGGTACAAAGAAGAATACTCTACGCAATGCTTGAGCTGGGCGTGCGTCATAACCAGGCGTTTAAGAAGTCGGCGCGTATCGTCGGCGAAACGATGGGTAAATACCATCCCCATGGAGATTCGGCGATATACGATACGATGGCCCGCCTATCGCAGGACTTCAGCATGCGCTACCAGCTGGTCGACGGTCAGGGAAACTTTGGCTCCATAGACGGCGATCCCCCCGCGGCGATGCGTTACACAGAGGCGCGCCTGCACTCCCTCGGCGAGGAGATGCTGACTGATATCAATGAGGAGACGGTTGACTGGGGGCCTAACTTTGACGAGTCTCTTGAAGAGCCGCTCGTCCTTCCCTCACGCATTCCGAACCTGCTTGTAAACGGCAGCACCGGCATCGCCGTCGGCATGGCGACCAACATGGCGCCGCATAACCTCGGCGAGGCCATAGATGTCTGCTGCGCGATCCTCGACAACCCCGAGGTGGAGCTTGGCGAGCTTATGGCTCTCATGCCAGGCCCCGACTTCCCGACGGGAGGCATAATCCTCGGACGCGAAGGAATCATCGACGCCTACCGCACCGGACGCGGAAGGCTTGTCGTCCGCGGGCGCGTTGATATTGAGGATGGCCGCAAGGGAAGACGCTCGATCATCATCAGCGAGATACCATACATGGTCAATAAGACCAATTTCATAGAGACGATCGCCAAGGGCGTACAGAGCGGCATGATAGACGGCATCTCCGACCTCCGCGACGAATCCGACCGCAACGGGATGCGCATCGTCGTTGAGCTCCAGCGCGACGCCGACCCGAACCTTGTGCTGCGCCAGCTTTATACGCGTACGCAGCTGCAAAGCACCTTTGGCGTGATAAACCTCGCGATCGTCAACGGCGAGACGAGAGAGCTGCCGCTCAAAGAGCTTGTGCAGATATTCCTCGACCACCGCCGCGAAGTGGTACGCAGGCGCACCGAATTCCGCCTCCGCAAGGCGGAGGACCGCCGCCACATCGTTGAAGGCCTGCTGCGCGCCCTTGACGTCATCGATCAGGTCATCCACATCATCAGGAGTTCAGATACGGCGCTGACGGCGAGGAACAACCTCATCGAGGAGCTTGGCTTTACCGAGATCCAGGCGCAGGCGATACTTGACATGCGCCTCCAGCGCCTCACCGGGCTGGAACGTGAAAAGCTCGACACCGAACTGGCCCAGCTGCTCATGGATATCGAACGCTACAACAGTATATTGTCCAGCCACCTGATCCTTGACTCCGTCGTCAAGGACGAGCTGATGGAAATAAGAAGAAACTACAGCGACAAGCGCCGCACCGATATCGAAAACGCCGTCGACGAGGTCGCCGACGAGGACCTCATCCCCGAGGAGGATATAGTGGTCGCCCTTTCACGCGACGGCTACATCCGCCGTATGCCGCTGCAGGACTACCGTGTGCAGCAGCGCGGAGGCAAAGGGGTCAAGGGCGTCGCCACAAAGGCGGAGGACGAAATAGCGATCATCGCCACCACCACGACGCACAGGACACTTTATCTCTTCACGAACAAAGGGCGCGTCTTCGGCGTGCGCGGCTTCTCGCTGCCGGAGCCCAAAACCGGCAAAGGCAAGCTGGTGGGGACGATAATCACCCTCGAAAAAGAAGAGAAGGTCGTCGCGATAAAGGACAGCCATCTTGACGGGGCCAAGTTTATCTTCTTCGTCACGAAACAGGGAACGGCGAAGAGACTGCCCGTCGAGGAACTTGACGGACTCACTAGGGCCGGACGCCGGGTGCTCGGGCTCACCGAGGGCGACGACATCGCCCGCGTCCGCACTACCAGCGGTACGGACGATCTGCTGCTCACCACGGCGCTGGGACAGACGCTGCGCGTCAGCGAAGAGGAGTTCCGCCCGCTTGGCCGTCAGGCCCAGGGTGTGCGCGGCATACGTCTTGACGACGGCGACAGCGTAGTCGGCTGCGACGTGGTCGGCGACGGCCGCCAGGTGCTCTTCATCAGCGCGCATGGTATTGGAAAACGCACCGCTTACGACGAATTCACCCAGCACCACCGCGCCGGTTACGGCGTGCGCGCGATGAAGCTCTCAGAGAAGACCGGCGAGCTCGTCGGCGCCTGGGGCGTCCAGGAGGATGAAGAGATCATCGTCATCAGCAGCAAGGGACGCATGGTGCGCATCGGGGCGCAGGAGATATCGACCCTCTCCCGCACGGCTACCGGCTATATGATCGTGACGCTCGACGAGGGCGACACGGTGGCGGATATCAGCATCGTCCGCAAAGACGACGAAGAGGAATAACGGATGAAGTTTGCCCGTGACGGCTACCCGTCAATAGCGGCGCTGATCTTCATGATGGCGGGGGGATGGCTCATATCCCCCTGGATATCCGCCTGCCTCTTCGTTCCCTTCTGCATCGTCGTTTGGTTTTTCCGTGACCCGGAGCGCGCGCCTGAGCGCCCCCTGGAACACGGAGACTTCCTCAGTCCGGCGGACGGCAAGGTCGTCGAGATAGAAGAGGCCGAACACGAATACATCGGGCGCGCGGTCAAGATCGGCATATTCATGAACGCCTTCAACGTTCATGTCAACCGCTTTCCGGTAACCGGCAGGGTGAAATATATAAAATACGTCCCCGGTAAAAAATGGTTCGCCTTCGCTCCAAAGGCCTCAGAGATAAATGAGCGTTTATACGTAGGGGCGGAGTCGGAATACGGGCGCTTTCTTCTCGTGCAGATCGCGGGTATACTGGCGCGAAGGATAGTACAGCGCGTTCGCATGGACGACGTAGTGCCAATCGGCGGCAGATATGGTATGATAAAGCTGGGATCGAAGGTCGATATATACCTTCCCCCTGAAATTATGCCTAATGTTAAGATCGGTGACGAAGTGCTGGCCGGGCACAGTATAATAGGAGTGTGCAAAAAATGAGAAAAGTAGACAGAAGAGTGAGGAACATCCCCATCAAGACGATAATCCCGAATATGATAACCAGCGGAAGCGTATTCTGCGGAGTATCGTCGCTGATACTCACCGCGCATGAGCGCTTTATTCCGGCTGCTCTTCTGATCTGTTTCGCGGTATTCTTCGACGTCATGGACGGCCGCGTCGCCCGCAGCCTCGGCGGCAGCAGCGCCTTCGGCGAAGAACTCGACAGCCTCGCGGACGCGATCAGCTTCGGCGTCGCCCCCGCCTTCCTCATCTACAACGCCTATATCGGCGTCGAGAGCGGGATATGGGGCCCTCTGACGGCCTCCTTCTTCGCCCTCTGCGGCGTTCTGCGCCTTGCGCGCTTCAATGTCACCCACGTTCCGGCGGGACCCTTCCAGGGGCTGCCGATTCCGGCCGGCGGACTGGCGCTCGCCTCGGTCGTCATCGCGCGCATGCCGATTACGCCGCTCGTCGCGATGTCGGCGATGTGCTTCGTCGGCGCGCTTATGGTGAGTTCCGTGCCCTACTGCAACGCGAAGAAGCTCAAGAAAACGAACGTCAGCCGCGCCAAACTGTACGGTCTTATGACGTTTATCGCGCTCTGTTTCTTTATTTTGAGAGAAAAGGCTTTCCTTGCCGTAGCGGTAATGTATATAATAAGCGGGTTGGTGAAGTTTGACGGAGCGGAGTGGATAATGCTCCACCCGGAGGATGAGCGTTCGGCTCACGAGAAAGACTAGACGCTTATAACCTTTGTCTGGATATCATTCTCCCGGCTTCGCCTCAGGCGGAGCCGGGGTTTTTAATAACGCCGCGCCCGCGTATCTTTGACGTGGTGGCGTTGTGTGGTTTAGCTGGGTTTTAAACGGTAATGATTTTATCGTACGTTTATAAGGGGGAAATCTGATGAAAAAAATTATGACCGGCAACGAGGCGATCGCCCGCGGCGCCTGGGAGGCCGGACTCCACGTGGCGGCGGCCTATCCTGGCACGCCCTCGACGGAGATACTGGAAAACCTCTCCGAGTATAAGGACGTCTATTCGGAGTGGGCGACGAATGAGAAGGTCGCGCTTGAGGTGGCGGCGGGAGCCTCTATGGCCGGCGCGCGCGCGCTGGCGACTATGAAGCACGTCGGACTCAACGTGGCCGCGGACCCGCTATTTACGCTCGCCTACACGGGTGTCAACGGCGGGCTTGTCGTGGTCTCCGCGGACGACCCTGGACTCTTCAGCTCGCAGAACGAGCAGGATAACCGTTTCTATGCCTCGCATGCTAAGCTTGCCATGCTCGAACCCTCCGACAGTCAGGAATGCCTCGACTTTATAAAAGAGGCCTTCGCGATATCGGAGAAATTTGACACGCCGGTGCTCTTCCGCGTCAGCACCCGTATCTGCCACAGCAAAACCCTTGTCAGTACGGGAGAGCGCGCCGAGATCGCCGTGCGCCCATATGAGAAAAACAGCGCGAAATATGTGATGGCTCCCGCCAACGCCAAACGGCGCAAGTACCTTATGGAGGAGCGGATCGCCGAGCTCAAGGCCTTCTCGGAGGCGACGCCGCTTAACCGCGTCGAACGCGGCGGCAAGGTCGGCATCATCACGAGCGGCATCTCCTACAACCACGCGAAGGAGGTATTCGGAGAAGATGCCTCCTATCTCAAGCTGGGCTTTACCTGGCCGCTGCCGGAGAATAAGATCCGTGATTTTGCCGCCTCCGTCGAGAAACTTTACGTCATCGAGGAGAACGAACCCTACATCGAAGACTTCGTGAAGGCACTCGGCATCGCCTGTGTCGGTCGGGAGAAACTTCCCTGGGTCGACGAGCTGACACCGGAGGTCATCCGCCGCGCCTTCTTCCCTGAAGCGGCTGAAAAGGGAGGCTACGCGATCGAGGCGAATATCCCGCCGCGCCCACCCGTGCTCTGCGCGGGCTGCACGCACCGCGGCTTCTTCTACGAGGTCGGCAAGTATAAGGATATCGTAGTTACCGGCGATATCGGCTGCTACACGCTCGGCATGGTGCCGCCGCTCTCTGTGACCGACTCCGTCATCTGCATGGGCGCGGGCGTATCCGCGGGCATCGGCTTCCGCAAAGCCGTTGAGATAGCGGGACGCAGGGAAAAGGTCTTTGCCGTCATCGGCGACTCGACCTTCTTCCATTCAGGGATCACGGGGCTTATCGACGCGATCGTCAACAAGGCCCCTATCGTCATCAACATCCTTGACAACCGGATCACGGCGATGACCGGCCATCAGGAGAACCCCGGCACTGGGCGCACCCTGATGGGCGAACCGACGCATCAGGTGGACCTCCGGGCTCTCTGCGTCGCCTGCGGCGTGAAGGAAGAGAACGTCCGCCTCATCGACCCCTATGACCTCGCCGCGACGAAGGCGGCGGTGAAGGCCGGTTACGAGGCGACCGAACCGTTCGTAATCATCACCACCTCCCCCTGCGCGCTCATCAAAGAGGTCATCAAAAAACGTGCGAACATGAAATGCGTCGTCGACGAGGAAAAGTGCGTCAAATGCAAGCTGTGCCTCAAAGCGGGCTGCCCCGCGGTCAATTTCCGCGGCGGACGCGTCTACATTGACCGCGCATCCTGCAACGGCTGCACGGTCTGTATGCAGATCTGCCCGAAGAAGGCCATCTCACGGGAGGGTGAATAACGATGAATAAAAACGATACAGCGAACAGCATGTCCGCGGGTGCTCAGGAGAATTCTACCTGCGGAGAGACGTGCCGCACCAAAAGCATTCTGCTTGTCGGCGTCGGCGGGCAGGGTACTATCCTGGCTTCGAAGATCCTCTCCGAGGGGCTTGTCCGCAAGGGCTATGACGTAAAAATGTCCGAGATACACGGTATGAGCCAGCGCGGAGGCAGCGTTACGACACATGTCCGCTACGGCGCCAAGGTCGCCTCGCCCATCGTTCCCGAGGGGGAGGCCGACGTCCTCGTCGCCTTTGAGAAGGTCGAAGCGGCCCGTTGGCTCAAATACCTTAAAAAAGGCGGGACGCTCGTCGTCAATAACTTTGAGATATACTCTCTGCCCGTGCTCACGGGCGCGGCGGAATACCCGGAGGGTGTCATCGAGAAGCTTAAGGCCGAGGTGCCGAACACCAAGAGCTTCAACGCCGGAGAGATCGCCGAGTCGCTGGGCAACATCAAAGCGCAGAACGTCGTGCTTCTCGGCGCGCTGGTGAAGGCGATGGGGCTTGAGGATCTCGACTGGCATTCCGTCCTCGCCGAGACTGTGCCGCCCAAGCTGCTGGAACTTAATATCAAGGCCTTTGAGGCGGGGCTGACACAGTAGGTGTAAACAGGACCGGCTTGAATAGCGGTCTGCATATATAAAAGAGTCCGTGCGCGGCTGTAGCGCACGGACTCTTTTTCGTCCCTTATATTTGCCGGTACTTTAGCGGTTTACCACTTAAGTTCCGTCTCCGTCACCTCACCGTCGCCCCAGGTGACCGTGAGCAGCAGCTTGCCGGTCTTGGCGTTCA contains:
- a CDS encoding indolepyruvate oxidoreductase subunit beta; translation: MSAGAQENSTCGETCRTKSILLVGVGGQGTILASKILSEGLVRKGYDVKMSEIHGMSQRGGSVTTHVRYGAKVASPIVPEGEADVLVAFEKVEAARWLKYLKKGGTLVVNNFEIYSLPVLTGAAEYPEGVIEKLKAEVPNTKSFNAGEIAESLGNIKAQNVVLLGALVKAMGLEDLDWHSVLAETVPPKLLELNIKAFEAGLTQ
- the iorA gene encoding indolepyruvate ferredoxin oxidoreductase subunit alpha, yielding MKKIMTGNEAIARGAWEAGLHVAAAYPGTPSTEILENLSEYKDVYSEWATNEKVALEVAAGASMAGARALATMKHVGLNVAADPLFTLAYTGVNGGLVVVSADDPGLFSSQNEQDNRFYASHAKLAMLEPSDSQECLDFIKEAFAISEKFDTPVLFRVSTRICHSKTLVSTGERAEIAVRPYEKNSAKYVMAPANAKRRKYLMEERIAELKAFSEATPLNRVERGGKVGIITSGISYNHAKEVFGEDASYLKLGFTWPLPENKIRDFAASVEKLYVIEENEPYIEDFVKALGIACVGREKLPWVDELTPEVIRRAFFPEAAEKGGYAIEANIPPRPPVLCAGCTHRGFFYEVGKYKDIVVTGDIGCYTLGMVPPLSVTDSVICMGAGVSAGIGFRKAVEIAGRREKVFAVIGDSTFFHSGITGLIDAIVNKAPIVINILDNRITAMTGHQENPGTGRTLMGEPTHQVDLRALCVACGVKEENVRLIDPYDLAATKAAVKAGYEATEPFVIITTSPCALIKEVIKKRANMKCVVDEEKCVKCKLCLKAGCPAVNFRGGRVYIDRASCNGCTVCMQICPKKAISREGE
- a CDS encoding LysR family transcriptional regulator, which codes for MISLRHYEIFKTVAETGNFTKAAAKLYITQSAVSHAVRELEERAGTALFDRLAKRVRLTRCGELLLTELLPLLAACGSLEGRISGLEGEAPIGVVSSITIAAFWLPGILRRFAKKWPRLRVNVEVVSAANAVERLRGGGADLALVEGVPPQGAFICSAFADCRLKVVCAPGYLPAGTRMSVKEFCAERLLLREKGSAIRDVLDGALLAVGHEARPLWTSVNSLALIEAAKAGLGIAILPGELLEAALAEKSLTEIGVEGLSLRNGFFSVRHRDKYLTEPLRDLLSLVEERGKSKIFP
- a CDS encoding Lrp/AsnC family transcriptional regulator, with protein sequence MLSSKLLDDIGRQILRILQEDGRISFNELGRRVGLSSPAVAERVRRMEEAGIILGYRAVVDQSRVGYPIMAYIRLSIPVSFLAQTDELAKAIPEVLECHHLTGSDGVILKVVVSSVGHLEEVISQMGSCGMTTTAIVLSSPVVSRPIDPIKQQTPPAAV
- the pssA gene encoding CDP-diacylglycerol--serine O-phosphatidyltransferase, coding for MRKVDRRVRNIPIKTIIPNMITSGSVFCGVSSLILTAHERFIPAALLICFAVFFDVMDGRVARSLGGSSAFGEELDSLADAISFGVAPAFLIYNAYIGVESGIWGPLTASFFALCGVLRLARFNVTHVPAGPFQGLPIPAGGLALASVVIARMPITPLVAMSAMCFVGALMVSSVPYCNAKKLKKTNVSRAKLYGLMTFIALCFFILREKAFLAVAVMYIISGLVKFDGAEWIMLHPEDERSAHEKD
- the gyrA gene encoding DNA gyrase subunit A; the protein is MDHNTKQGNLFEINKVITLPLEEEIKQSYLNYAMSVIVGRALPDARDGLKPVQRRILYAMLELGVRHNQAFKKSARIVGETMGKYHPHGDSAIYDTMARLSQDFSMRYQLVDGQGNFGSIDGDPPAAMRYTEARLHSLGEEMLTDINEETVDWGPNFDESLEEPLVLPSRIPNLLVNGSTGIAVGMATNMAPHNLGEAIDVCCAILDNPEVELGELMALMPGPDFPTGGIILGREGIIDAYRTGRGRLVVRGRVDIEDGRKGRRSIIISEIPYMVNKTNFIETIAKGVQSGMIDGISDLRDESDRNGMRIVVELQRDADPNLVLRQLYTRTQLQSTFGVINLAIVNGETRELPLKELVQIFLDHRREVVRRRTEFRLRKAEDRRHIVEGLLRALDVIDQVIHIIRSSDTALTARNNLIEELGFTEIQAQAILDMRLQRLTGLEREKLDTELAQLLMDIERYNSILSSHLILDSVVKDELMEIRRNYSDKRRTDIENAVDEVADEDLIPEEDIVVALSRDGYIRRMPLQDYRVQQRGGKGVKGVATKAEDEIAIIATTTTHRTLYLFTNKGRVFGVRGFSLPEPKTGKGKLVGTIITLEKEEKVVAIKDSHLDGAKFIFFVTKQGTAKRLPVEELDGLTRAGRRVLGLTEGDDIARVRTTSGTDDLLLTTALGQTLRVSEEEFRPLGRQAQGVRGIRLDDGDSVVGCDVVGDGRQVLFISAHGIGKRTAYDEFTQHHRAGYGVRAMKLSEKTGELVGAWGVQEDEEIIVISSKGRMVRIGAQEISTLSRTATGYMIVTLDEGDTVADISIVRKDDEEE
- a CDS encoding phosphatidylserine decarboxylase, translating into MKFARDGYPSIAALIFMMAGGWLISPWISACLFVPFCIVVWFFRDPERAPERPLEHGDFLSPADGKVVEIEEAEHEYIGRAVKIGIFMNAFNVHVNRFPVTGRVKYIKYVPGKKWFAFAPKASEINERLYVGAESEYGRFLLVQIAGILARRIVQRVRMDDVVPIGGRYGMIKLGSKVDIYLPPEIMPNVKIGDEVLAGHSIIGVCKK